The Streptomyces avermitilis MA-4680 = NBRC 14893 genome contains a region encoding:
- a CDS encoding RNA polymerase sigma factor: MGQGGEPRRVRANDGELGAAVARAQRGDEAAFAVAYRMVQPGMLGYLRGLVGNDAEDVASDAWLEIARDLGRFRGDGAGFRGWTATIARHRALDHLRRQRVRPQATALENDVLELPGTHDTPDQALESLSTEYAIELVVRLPRDQAEAVLLRVVVGLDGPAAARVLGKRPGAVRTAAHRGLKRLAQQLAAEGVTDEGSRTLGESG, translated from the coding sequence TTGGGCCAGGGAGGGGAACCCCGCCGGGTACGGGCGAACGACGGGGAGCTGGGTGCGGCTGTCGCGCGGGCCCAGCGGGGGGACGAGGCCGCCTTCGCGGTGGCGTACCGCATGGTGCAGCCGGGGATGCTCGGCTATCTGCGCGGGCTTGTCGGCAACGACGCGGAGGACGTCGCGTCCGACGCCTGGCTGGAGATCGCGCGCGACCTCGGCCGGTTCCGCGGCGACGGCGCCGGATTCCGCGGCTGGACCGCCACCATCGCCCGTCACCGGGCCCTCGATCATCTGCGCCGCCAGCGGGTACGGCCCCAGGCGACGGCGCTCGAGAACGACGTACTGGAACTGCCCGGCACGCACGACACCCCCGACCAGGCCCTGGAGTCCCTCTCCACCGAGTACGCCATCGAACTGGTCGTCCGGCTGCCGCGCGACCAGGCGGAGGCGGTGCTGCTGCGCGTGGTCGTCGGTCTCGACGGGCCCGCCGCCGCCCGCGTCCTCGGCAAGCGTCCGGGCGCGGTCCGCACCGCCGCCCACCGGGGCCTCAAGCGCCTCGCGCAGCAGCTCGCCGCCGAGGGTGTGACGGATGAGGGCTCCCGGACGCTGGGGGAGTCGGGATGA